The segment GCTTTATCTAAGAAGGTTTCTCTAAGTCAAAACGAGCTCATAGTCAACAGCTATAGATTTCAGTTTCAGAAACCTCTCATACTCGCTATAGGTAAAGCGTCTGTCAAGATGGCAAACTTCTTCTTGTCAAAATTGAATAAATATGAATCGCTAGTCGTAAAGCCTAGAGGAGACAATTTAAAGTTAAATGGAAATGCGGAGGTCATAGAGTCTTCCCATCCATATCCTGACGAAAGTAGCTTCGAGGCCGGCAAAAAGGTGAGGGAATACCTCTTAAACAAGGAATATGATCTCGTTATACTTCTACTCTCTGGCGGTGCCTCTTCCCTAGTTGAAGATCCTATCCCTCCAAAACACGTGTATGTAGATATTATGAAAAAATTGATCACTTCAGGGATCGGGATAGAAGAGGTAAACATAGTTAGGAAGCACCTCTCTAAGATAAAGGGCGGAAGGTTAGCTTCATTATCAAAGTCAAAGATAGTTACTTTAGTCGTAAGCGATGTACCAGGAAATGATTTGTCCACCGTCGGGAGTGGTCCCACTCATGCAGATCTATCGACAGTCCATGAGGCAAGAGAGATTATGAGATGGCTTAATCTTCAAGGTGAAGAGTACTTAGAGGAAACTCCAAAAAAGTTGGACAACGTATGGGAATTTCTGATCCTAGACGTAAGCGAAGTCCTTAGGGGATTAAACCTAGAAAACTCTTACATCCTTTCGTCTGAAGTTAGAGGTGAGGCAAAATCTTTTGGAGCGTTCCTAGCTTCCTTGATGAATACGCAATACATCCCTTTTCGTAGGCCCTTTACGTTACTCTTTGGAGGAGAACCAGAGGTCCATTTGTCAGGAAAGGTAGGAAAGGGAGGGAGAAACGGGGAAGTATGTCTGTCCTTCCTGGAATGGGTCAGAGATGAAAAATTCAAGCTATACGCCATTGCGACTGACGGAATAGATGGGAACAGCGATTACGCAGGATGCGTAGTAGATGGAAAAACTAAGTTATCTAAGCTCGAAATAAGGAGATCTCTTGAGGAGCACTCATCTTACCAACTATTAGAGAGAACCAAGTCCACAGTAAAAACAGGTCCCACTGGAACGAACGTCAACAACATTTACGTTCTAATAGCACCTTGACTCCTGATCTTCTTCTGGAGCATTAATAGACCTCTTGCTATGGCCTCCGGTCTTATAGGACATCCTGGGATGTACAGATCTACGGGTATTCCTACGTCTGAAGGCAAGACCGTATTGTATGAGTTCCAAAATATTCCACCCTCTAATATGCAGGCTCCCATTGCAATAACGTATTTGGGCTCTGGCATTTGATCATATACTATCCTAGCCGCCCTGGCCATTTTCCTTGTTAATGTACCCTCTATAGTAAGGATGTTCGATTGCCTAGAGGACGCAAAAGGTAACATACCGAATCTTTCAGCGTCGAATCTTGCCGCAGCAAACGCCCCAAATTCTGTACCACAGCAACTGGTAGTGAAGTGAGGTGGCCATAACGAAAACGAAATTCCCCAGTCTCTTAAAGTTCTTATAGGTTTTTTGTTAAGCAGCCACTCTGCAGCTTTTCTTGCAGACTCGTCTAGGTTCCCCGTAAGAAGTATCTGTTCTCCCATTTACATCGAAGATATATTATCTACGGTACTAATAAGCATTACACTCTATAACTTTATACTGAAGACCAAGTTTTATCATGCATGATATAAGATCGCTTCTAGGATATTAATTGATTTTATTTATCATCATTCAATTCAGAGATCACCTCATAAATCACCGATCATCGTCAGTAAAGAGCGCCTTCGCCATCAATAGCCTCGGAGGTTCCTCATCACTTAAATATAAAGGCTTCATCCATTTATAAAAGCCTAAATGATCGTCTTAAGAGTCGATCCACTTAACCCTGAAACGGATCTGATAAGAAAGGCTGCCGAAGTGATAAGATCTGGAGGATTGGTGGCTTTCCCCACGGAAACAGTTTACGGTCTGGGAGCTAACGCGTTTGACGGGAAGGCCGCTGAAAAGGTGTTTAAGGCTAAGAGAAGACCTATGGATAACCCACTCATAGTTCATATAGCAGACGTAGGTCAATTAGAAGAGGTTGCCTCAGATCTATCTCCGGAAGTAATGGACTTGGCTCAGAAGGTTTGGCCTGGTCCGTTAACTTTCGTGCTTAAGAAGACCAGTAAGGTACCACTTGAAACAACAGGAGGGTTGAATACCGTGGCTGTTCGTATGCCTGCTCATCCCATCGCGTTATCCTTAATAAGAGAGAGTGGCGTACCTATCGCAGCTCCTAGCGCTAACTTAGCGACTAAACCTAGTCCAACTCTAGCTGAACATGTGATCCAGGACCTAGACGGATCCGTTGATATCGTAATAGATGGAGGAGAATCGTTTTTCGGTGTGGAATCTACAATAATAAATCTGACCGTAAAGCCTCCAGTCCTTTTGAGACCTGGCCCTTTCACGGTAGAAGAGCTTACAACTCTAGTTGGTGAGATCAATGTACCTGAGGAACTAACTCGCGGGAAGGAGTTTGGAGTAGCATTAGCACCAGGCATGAAATATAAACACTATGCACCAGACAAAACGCTTTATCTGGTTGAGAGGAAATCTATCTTTCTAGATGTGGTCAACATCCTCAGAGAGAAAAAGAGGGTAGCGGTACTATGCTCCGAAGAAACGTGCTCTAAATTAGAGGAACCTAGGATAATCTTGGGTAATAGTGAGAACCTCTATTCCATTGCGAAAAATCTATTTAAATCGTTCAGGCAGCTTGATGGCCTTGATGTGGATTTAGGAGTGATAGAACCTTTCCCGGAGAAAGGTATAGGATTAGCGATAATGAACCGAGTTAAGAAAGCAACCGCCCACAAGTTCATCAGATCTCTAGATGAGGCGAGACAAATTGCAAATAGTTAAGTTAACCCGAGTTACTTCCACTCAGGACTTCGCGGAAGCCGTAAGTGAAATGATAGACGAGAACTATGTGGTTGTCGCAGAAGAACAAACTAGAGCTAGAGGAAGATATAGGAGGGCGTGGTACTCCCCAAAAGGAGGACTATGGGTTACGTATGTGATCAAGGACTTTAACGTCGAGGAGATAGCATTAACTACTTTGAGAGTGGCTTTAGCGATAAGAAGTGTGTTATCTAAGTATGTCAATTCTACCATTAGATGGCCTAATGACGTAGTTGTTAATGGTAAAAAGATATCTGGAGTGCTCGTAGAATCATCAGTTCAGGGTAGCTCTAGCGTTGGTTTCATAGGATTTGGGATTAACAGCAACGTTTCTGTCTTTCCTCAAGATATAAACGCCACATCCGTCAAATTAGAGACCGGAAAGGAGATTGATAATCAGTTGTTACTTGACGAGGTAATACAGAAAATAAATCAATACATAACCAAAACTCCAGAGGAGGTTTACTCGGAACTGAATTCAAATCTATACATCAAGGAGAAGGATGTAGTTCTATATGGAGAAAACTGGAAAAAGGAGTGCAAGGCTTTATTCGTAGATAGATACGGAAGACTTGTTACAATGTGCGGTATATTTGAAGTCGAGGAAGTGTTAAGACTTGAGACGCCTTAGAGCCTCCCACAACCCCTCAAGGTAAGAGGGGTGAGGCATAATTAACTTCGACGCGATATCCACGTTAACGTTTAACTGCATAAGTAAGGCCAAGGAGGATATTATGTCCTCAGCTCTTTCACTAAAGGCTACACCACCCGTGATGTTTTCCCCTTTAGCACATACCTTAATGAAGCCATCAGTTGATTGTTCAGCAACCGCTCTTATCACTTCAGCCATAGATACCTTAACGCAGGTGCCTTCAGTCTTTCCAACGTAAGCTATTTCCGGATGGGTGTAAAGTACCTTAGGTATTACCATTTTATCATAAGAGACCTTCTCACCGACTGCGTTTAAACCAGCAACAATTCCCTTGTGAATGGCCTCATGCGCAGTGAAGCTTCCGGTTACGTCTCCGGCAGCGTAAACGTTATTGAGCTTAGTACGCATAAAACTGTCAACTTCAATCCAGTTCCCATCACTTAACTCTTCAAACCCTTTCAGAGCCGGTTTTCTACCAAAAGTTAATACAACTAAATCAAAGTCCTCTTCCTCTCCATTTATTTTTATTTGATCTCCTATTTCGGCTAACGAATTTGTCCTCACGTCTATTCCCAGTCTTTTAAAGTGTGATGTCACGCTTCTCCTTAAGTCTATGTCGTGCTTAGGAAGTAGTAACTCGTCTCTCTCAACGATGGTTACCTTTTTCCCTGTCATGGCCAGGAGCCATCCGTATTCTACTCCTCCCACACCACCACCTATTAGCAGAACCTTGGAGAATTTCTTCTTAATGAAATGAAGGTCGTCTGAGGCTATAGTACCCTTAACTTGGGGCTTTTCGGTTCCGGAAGCTATCACAATTGAATCTGAATCAAGAGACTGGGCTCCTACATTAATCTTCCCAGATCTTAATTCTGCCTGTCCATGTATTACGTTGACACCTCCGTTCTCCAACATGTACTCCACACCCTTACTAGCCCTTCTTACCACGTTTTCAGCTATGGTTTGAAGCTCTTCGTAGGAGAAGCTGATATCCTTTCCGAACTTTCCAGCAAGGTAGCTAGTTGCTAGAGGTGCAATCATGGCTTTTGAAGGAATACAACCGTACAATACGCAAGTTCCTCCTAGTCTCTCCTGTTTCTCTACAAGTGTGACCTTGGCGCCCTTCTGGGAAGCAGCTAGAGCCGCGTAAATCCCACCCGGACCCGATCCAACAACTGTTAAATTCATGTAACTACTAAGTAAAAAAAGGAAATAAACGTTACTTAACTACGAGAACTGGCATCTTAGCCTCATGGATTATCCTAGAGGATACGCTTCCCAAGAACATCCTTTTTATTGTAGAGAGTCCCCTACTTCCAGTAATAATCAAGTCTATTCCGTTCTTTGAAGCGTAGTCTAATATCGCAGTTGCTGGATCTCCCTCAACTATAACTCCGTCAGCCTTAACTCCCCCTTGCTCTGCAGTTTTCTTCCCGTTCTCGATGTCGGCCCTTGCCTTTGCATATAACGAGTCTATAACATCCGGGGGAACTGGCCCAATTCCAGCCCCTAATAGAACCGAAGTGTCTACAACTTCCACAATGTCCAGCTTCGCCTCATACCTTTTAGTCAGGTCAATTGCCACATTTAAAGCACGTTTCGCGTTTTCTGATCCATCATATGCCACTAAAATGTGTTTAAACATAGTTATCTTGTTAAAAATCACGGAATCGTTTCTTTTAAATTTTCGTGTTTTTTGACCTCTCTTTTGCGGTTAACTCGGTTAATAGACCACTGACAACCCCTTTATTGCAAGGTTAGCTGATTTCACCGAAGATATTCTCCTCGGTTGCCCAACTTCTCCAATTACACCTCTTAGTAGAGTTTTAAGGTCCCCAGATATGATAACTTCCCTAACTCCCCTCTTAGACTCCTTCTTGGTGATCCACGCAATGGGCGCAACTACACTGAACTCACCTGAGTCCCAACTGCTAGTGTGGACGCCTTGAACCTGGTCTATAACTAAACCGTCTTCCTCAAAGTTATCTTCATGGACTATTTCTATCGTAGAGGTTCCAATAGTGGGAACGGACATGAAAGATCTGATCGCTGAGGCAGAGTTCTGAACGTTCATTTTTCTAGACCAAAACCAGTTGGTAAGGAAGTTTTTGAAAATTCCATTCTCAAATAGAGTTATAGACGACGTCGGTTGACCCTCACCGTCAAAGGATCTGCTGAATTCAGAACGTTCCTCCCTAGGATTGTCTATCACGCTAAGGCTCCCATATTCCTCTCCAAGATTTAATGGAGTCCTCTTCCTGTAGACGTTCTCAGCGTTTACTGAGTAAGCCAATAGGGGATGAAGCAACTCAGATAACGCTTTCGTGGTTAAGATTATCACATCGCTCTTACGATCTAATTTTTCTCTAGATTTCGTTATTTTCACTTTATTTATTACTTCTTCTTTAAGAAGTTCTATATCCACGTCTTCGAAAGATCTTCCAGAACCGGTTTCATAAAGCTCAGGCGTTACTACAGACGAGTCTTTGTAATTTGCAATCACGCTAACGCTAACTGAAGTTCTGACCTCATGAACGTCAACACCCTCGCTACTTATCACGCCCACCTTATTTCTGCTGCTAGAGATTTGGACACTTATCAGGTTTACTTCCCCTCCTATATCCTCTATGTTCTTAAGTGTCTCTTTTGCACGTTCCATTGAACCCTCCCCCTTATTTAGAGACAAGAGGTTAGGCTTCTTAGCTGGTGGAGGCTCATTACTTGGATCTTTTTCTGAGACCTTCAAGGTAGATATGGCCCTGTCAAGGAGACTATCGCTTATCCTAGTATCGAACGCGAAACCAACGTACCCATCCTTAAATAATCTAACTCCGAATCCTCTTTCCCTTAGAGTGCTTGAGATGAACTCCTTCTCCTTTCCCAAATTATACTCCGTTCTTTCTATGTAATAAACCTCGCAAGCGTAACCCAGGTTTTTAGCCTTTGTAACCAAATTGTACGTATCACTCATGTCCTCCCACCTTAACCCTTACGCTTATGTAGGGACCTCCTGTTCCAACTGGTACGCTTTGTCCTCCTTTACCACAATACCCAGGCCACATTCCGAAATCTTTAGATACGCCATTTATTTTGCCCAACGTTTCTATCGTGTAACCTGAGATCCCTACGTTCCTCAGAGACTCCTTGATCTCTCCTCTTTCTATCCTATATCCCTCCTGGATTCCGAATTGGAAGGTTCCGTCTGGACTGGTTTGTCCGCCCAGAGGTGAGACCATAAGGTAGCCGTCCTTTATCTCCTCAATGAGTTCGTCTTTGCTCATCTCTCCAGGCAGCATATAGGTATTTCTCATCCTAATGAGAATCGTCGACCTGAAATCTTCAGCTCGGGCGTTGCCTGTAGGTCTTTCGCCCAGATATGCCGCGTAATATCTATCTACCAGGAACTCCCCTATAACACCTTTATCCACAATCTTTACGTCTCTTGATTCAACTCCATCATCATCGTAAGGTAATATTCCGTGAGCCATAGGATTATCTGAGAACCCAGAATCAATTATAGAGACATACTCTGGAGCTACTTTCTTTCCCTTAACGTTACTTAAAATCCCATTAACTGCTAGGTCAGCCTCGGATAAGTGACCCACAGCCTCGTGAGAGAAAACTCCTACGACGTCAGGAGCCAGAACAACGTTATAATCTCCTCCCTTTGGAGGCCTTCCCTTTAACTGACCATCTATTCTCCTTTTTATTGTCTCGACTATTTCCCTTGTGTCAAAAACCTCAAAGGGATCTCCTAGATAAGTTGCTAAAGAAGTACTCGCAGACGCGATTACATCCCCCTCCCTAGCTACTGCCCTAACTGAAATACCTGTTAACTCGTAGTCTAGGCTAATTTCACGTTCTTCCGAACTGAAGTAATCCTTACGTATCTTAGACCTAGTGAATCTGACGTTGACGCTCTTGATGGAATGGGAAATGTTAATAATTTCATCCTTGAGTTTCACAGCGTCTTTCATAATCTCCTCTGGACTTTTAGTTACTGGAACCTTTGGTTTAATTATCACCTGATCATGGATGGCAGGTAACATGACGATATTTATCCTCTCGTCTCCATAAGCCGAGTCTACAGCCTGTTTTACCAACTCTGACTCAATTTCTGTGAAGTGAACGTATCCCCAGTTCCCAGATACCAAAACACGAAGAGAGCCGCCGCTGTCTCTGCCCGTAGAGGTTATCTGCCTCTGAGTCTCGGAAACCATTAAGCTCAATTCCTCAACATCATATAATCTCAGGTCCGAGAACGTTACACCGAAGTTCTCAGCCCTTTTCAGAAGTTCGTGCATATAAACCTCCTAAAGAAAATTAATGTAATGAACGTTGAAAAGATTAGCGTAGCTCTAAATAAGCGAACTTTGAAAAGACTTGAGGACAGGGCGAAGTTAGAGGGAGTTAGCAGATCCAGGCTAGTTGAGATTGCCCTAGTAGATTATTTAGATGAGTTCTCAGATGACAACTCTAACGTTCTAGGTATCCTAAACTTGGTATATGATGATACGGCGGGGAATGAGATTATAGCTACGGAGCATCAGTTCGAATCGTTGATAATTTCAACATTACATATCCATGTTGATGATAAAAATTGTATGGAGGCGGTAGCCCTTAGGGGAAGGAGAGCTGACTTAGAAAACCTAGTTAAAAGTCTCACTCAAATTCATGGCGTGAAAAAGGCGAAGCTTATGATATCCTTAGAGGTGAGCAGATGAGGATTGAAGTGAGTAAGGAATGCATATCAAAAGGGATTTTCGTAAAGCACACTGAAGTTATAGGAGTAAATAACGGGAAGGGAACGTTAGAGACGGAGCTCAGGGAAGTTGAGGAGAAGTTCAGGAAAACCGATCCGGCCTCGCTAAAGGATGTCCCGACTGTGAGAGTATACAGAGACTTCTATTGGAGTTTAGGTATAGATCCAACTAAAACTAGACCTAGCGGCGAGGCACTAAGAAGACGAATAGCGAGATCAGGGAAATTACCTAGGATAAACGATATTGTAGATGCCGGAAACGTAGTGAGCGCTTCCACATTGATTTCGATAGGTATCTATGACTTGAAAAAGATTTCAGGAGAACCGAGGATAACCCTAAGCTCTGGAGGAGAGAAGTTCGATGGAATAGGTAACAAGTCTGAGGTTCTCCCCCCTGGAATACCAATAATGGTCGATGGAGTGGGAAACGTGATGCACATTTTCCCTCACAGGGACTCAATCATAACTAGCGTTAGCGACTCCACAAGGGACGTCTTGATAGTTGGGGCGGGCGTTAGAGGGATTGCTGAAAGGGAAGTAGAGGAGGCTGTTAAGGAAACTGCTAGATTATTAAGTAACTTAGGTGGAAAAGTAGTCCATGACGTCTGTTAGTCTCAGAGCGATGTTTCTGGGCTATGGAAACGTAGGAAAAGCGCTTAGAAAGATGATAAAGGAGAGAGGAGAGAAAACAGGTCTTAACGTAAAGATAGAGGCTGTAGTCAACAGAAGCGGTATAATGCTGGAGGACTCGGATAACTTCATTAAAAATAAGGAAGGAGGTCCAATAGACGCTTTAAACATGACAAACCCGGATGTTATAATAGACGTAAGCTCAGCTAATTACGAGAGCGGTGAACCTTCGCTCTCCTTATATAGAGAGGCCCTATCTAGAGGCATACACGTAGTGACAGCAAACAAAGCGCCTCTGGCCTTGCGATATGGTGAAATCATGGACTTAGCTAAGAAACACAGCGCCTCAGTAGGTTTTCAAGCAACAGTGATGAGTGGGACACCTTCAATAAATTTGCTTAGGTTGATGAGAGGCCTCAAGATAGTTAAGATTAGAGGTATACTTAATGGTACAACAAACTACATTCTTACGAGAATGCATCAAGGGTTAGAGTACGATCAGGCTTTAAAGGAAGCTCAGGCTTTAGGCTACGCAGAGACTAATCCAGAACATGACGTGAACGGCTTTGACGCCGCTGCCAAACTAACGATATTAACCAACTTCGCTATGGGACTTAATTTGTCAATCAAGGACGTGGTATTCTCCGGTATAGAAAATATTAGAAAGAGTTCGCTAAAGGGTAAGAAAGTTAAATTGATAGCTTATTCGGAAGGACGCTTTGCGAAGGTCTCACCAGAGGAAATAACGAAAGAAGACCCTCTCTATAACGTTGAGGGTGTGATGAACGCTCTAGACATTCATTCCGATATTCAGGAGGTGGTGATAATGGGACCTGGAGCCGGTCCTCAGAACGCGGCTTTCGGTCTGTTCTCCGATATTGTACTAATTACTAAAGGACTGATTTGAGTCTACCTTACAAAGTTTACATTTATAAGAGTCGAAACAAATTATAAAAATGATAAAACTTGGCCGTTTCCATATCAGCCAGGCTAATTTATTACGCTAAATTAAGCAAGCCAAGAATCATATGGCTACTCGACTTAGCTGCTCTTGCTGGAGCCTTTCTATCAGGAAAACTGATGCCGCTTAACATCTTAGTCGTATTAGTTGGAGGCACTTTAGCCTCTGGAGGATCTATGATAGTAAATGAGGGCATAGAGATAGACAGGGATAAGGTTATGAAAAGGACTTCTAAGCGTCCAACAGTGATGGGATACGTTTCAAAGAAGGAAGCTATTTATGTAGGTTCTTCCCTTCTGATTTTAGGTACTCTCATTGGGCTATTAGACAACCCTTTGACAGCTTTTTTCATTCTCTTAGGAGGATTAGTTTATATCCTAGTTTACACGGTATGGCTTAAACCT is part of the Metallosphaera cuprina Ar-4 genome and harbors:
- a CDS encoding glycerate 2-kinase; amino-acid sequence: MDSIVRRILQLSDPEIALSKKVSLSQNELIVNSYRFQFQKPLILAIGKASVKMANFFLSKLNKYESLVVKPRGDNLKLNGNAEVIESSHPYPDESSFEAGKKVREYLLNKEYDLVILLLSGGASSLVEDPIPPKHVYVDIMKKLITSGIGIEEVNIVRKHLSKIKGGRLASLSKSKIVTLVVSDVPGNDLSTVGSGPTHADLSTVHEAREIMRWLNLQGEEYLEETPKKLDNVWEFLILDVSEVLRGLNLENSYILSSEVRGEAKSFGAFLASLMNTQYIPFRRPFTLLFGGEPEVHLSGKVGKGGRNGEVCLSFLEWVRDEKFKLYAIATDGIDGNSDYAGCVVDGKTKLSKLEIRRSLEEHSSYQLLERTKSTVKTGPTGTNVNNIYVLIAP
- a CDS encoding NADH-quinone oxidoreductase subunit B, giving the protein MGEQILLTGNLDESARKAAEWLLNKKPIRTLRDWGISFSLWPPHFTTSCCGTEFGAFAAARFDAERFGMLPFASSRQSNILTIEGTLTRKMARAARIVYDQMPEPKYVIAMGACILEGGIFWNSYNTVLPSDVGIPVDLYIPGCPIRPEAIARGLLMLQKKIRSQGAIRT
- a CDS encoding L-threonylcarbamoyladenylate synthase, whose amino-acid sequence is MIVLRVDPLNPETDLIRKAAEVIRSGGLVAFPTETVYGLGANAFDGKAAEKVFKAKRRPMDNPLIVHIADVGQLEEVASDLSPEVMDLAQKVWPGPLTFVLKKTSKVPLETTGGLNTVAVRMPAHPIALSLIRESGVPIAAPSANLATKPSPTLAEHVIQDLDGSVDIVIDGGESFFGVESTIINLTVKPPVLLRPGPFTVEELTTLVGEINVPEELTRGKEFGVALAPGMKYKHYAPDKTLYLVERKSIFLDVVNILREKKRVAVLCSEETCSKLEEPRIILGNSENLYSIAKNLFKSFRQLDGLDVDLGVIEPFPEKGIGLAIMNRVKKATAHKFIRSLDEARQIANS
- a CDS encoding biotin--[acetyl-CoA-carboxylase] ligase, whose translation is MQIVKLTRVTSTQDFAEAVSEMIDENYVVVAEEQTRARGRYRRAWYSPKGGLWVTYVIKDFNVEEIALTTLRVALAIRSVLSKYVNSTIRWPNDVVVNGKKISGVLVESSVQGSSSVGFIGFGINSNVSVFPQDINATSVKLETGKEIDNQLLLDEVIQKINQYITKTPEEVYSELNSNLYIKEKDVVLYGENWKKECKALFVDRYGRLVTMCGIFEVEEVLRLETP
- a CDS encoding FAD-dependent oxidoreductase, whose product is MNLTVVGSGPGGIYAALAASQKGAKVTLVEKQERLGGTCVLYGCIPSKAMIAPLATSYLAGKFGKDISFSYEELQTIAENVVRRASKGVEYMLENGGVNVIHGQAELRSGKINVGAQSLDSDSIVIASGTEKPQVKGTIASDDLHFIKKKFSKVLLIGGGVGGVEYGWLLAMTGKKVTIVERDELLLPKHDIDLRRSVTSHFKRLGIDVRTNSLAEIGDQIKINGEEEDFDLVVLTFGRKPALKGFEELSDGNWIEVDSFMRTKLNNVYAAGDVTGSFTAHEAIHKGIVAGLNAVGEKVSYDKMVIPKVLYTHPEIAYVGKTEGTCVKVSMAEVIRAVAEQSTDGFIKVCAKGENITGGVAFSERAEDIISSLALLMQLNVNVDIASKLIMPHPSYLEGLWEALRRLKS
- a CDS encoding universal stress protein: MFKHILVAYDGSENAKRALNVAIDLTKRYEAKLDIVEVVDTSVLLGAGIGPVPPDVIDSLYAKARADIENGKKTAEQGGVKADGVIVEGDPATAILDYASKNGIDLIITGSRGLSTIKRMFLGSVSSRIIHEAKMPVLVVK
- a CDS encoding TldD/PmbA family protein: MSDTYNLVTKAKNLGYACEVYYIERTEYNLGKEKEFISSTLRERGFGVRLFKDGYVGFAFDTRISDSLLDRAISTLKVSEKDPSNEPPPAKKPNLLSLNKGEGSMERAKETLKNIEDIGGEVNLISVQISSSRNKVGVISSEGVDVHEVRTSVSVSVIANYKDSSVVTPELYETGSGRSFEDVDIELLKEEVINKVKITKSREKLDRKSDVIILTTKALSELLHPLLAYSVNAENVYRKRTPLNLGEEYGSLSVIDNPREERSEFSRSFDGEGQPTSSITLFENGIFKNFLTNWFWSRKMNVQNSASAIRSFMSVPTIGTSTIEIVHEDNFEEDGLVIDQVQGVHTSSWDSGEFSVVAPIAWITKKESKRGVREVIISGDLKTLLRGVIGEVGQPRRISSVKSANLAIKGLSVVY
- the tldD gene encoding zinc metalloprotease TldD, whose translation is MHELLKRAENFGVTFSDLRLYDVEELSLMVSETQRQITSTGRDSGGSLRVLVSGNWGYVHFTEIESELVKQAVDSAYGDERINIVMLPAIHDQVIIKPKVPVTKSPEEIMKDAVKLKDEIINISHSIKSVNVRFTRSKIRKDYFSSEEREISLDYELTGISVRAVAREGDVIASASTSLATYLGDPFEVFDTREIVETIKRRIDGQLKGRPPKGGDYNVVLAPDVVGVFSHEAVGHLSEADLAVNGILSNVKGKKVAPEYVSIIDSGFSDNPMAHGILPYDDDGVESRDVKIVDKGVIGEFLVDRYYAAYLGERPTGNARAEDFRSTILIRMRNTYMLPGEMSKDELIEEIKDGYLMVSPLGGQTSPDGTFQFGIQEGYRIERGEIKESLRNVGISGYTIETLGKINGVSKDFGMWPGYCGKGGQSVPVGTGGPYISVRVKVGGHE
- a CDS encoding CopG family ribbon-helix-helix protein → MNVEKISVALNKRTLKRLEDRAKLEGVSRSRLVEIALVDYLDEFSDDNSNVLGILNLVYDDTAGNEIIATEHQFESLIISTLHIHVDDKNCMEAVALRGRRADLENLVKSLTQIHGVKKAKLMISLEVSR
- a CDS encoding B3/B4 domain-containing protein produces the protein MRIEVSKECISKGIFVKHTEVIGVNNGKGTLETELREVEEKFRKTDPASLKDVPTVRVYRDFYWSLGIDPTKTRPSGEALRRRIARSGKLPRINDIVDAGNVVSASTLISIGIYDLKKISGEPRITLSSGGEKFDGIGNKSEVLPPGIPIMVDGVGNVMHIFPHRDSIITSVSDSTRDVLIVGAGVRGIAEREVEEAVKETARLLSNLGGKVVHDVC
- a CDS encoding homoserine dehydrogenase codes for the protein MTSVSLRAMFLGYGNVGKALRKMIKERGEKTGLNVKIEAVVNRSGIMLEDSDNFIKNKEGGPIDALNMTNPDVIIDVSSANYESGEPSLSLYREALSRGIHVVTANKAPLALRYGEIMDLAKKHSASVGFQATVMSGTPSINLLRLMRGLKIVKIRGILNGTTNYILTRMHQGLEYDQALKEAQALGYAETNPEHDVNGFDAAAKLTILTNFAMGLNLSIKDVVFSGIENIRKSSLKGKKVKLIAYSEGRFAKVSPEEITKEDPLYNVEGVMNALDIHSDIQEVVIMGPGAGPQNAAFGLFSDIVLITKGLI